From a single Georhizobium profundi genomic region:
- a CDS encoding DUF6511 domain-containing protein: MSTSTPIPAEDRRRLWHPRGTLCAVCRQPTRGFGWFDPHRSKRPRPSVWFCSMPCQSFWTRLARERFAMVDLTEEERAAVTATMKRVALLMDEIGWATPLAELTEAQVRALIEEAVEGFREAMSDIARAQTPEVPF; the protein is encoded by the coding sequence ATGTCCACTTCCACCCCCATCCCGGCCGAGGACCGGCGGCGGCTCTGGCATCCGCGTGGAACGCTCTGTGCTGTCTGCCGGCAACCCACCCGTGGTTTTGGCTGGTTCGATCCGCACCGGTCGAAGCGGCCCCGGCCCTCGGTCTGGTTCTGCTCGATGCCCTGCCAGTCCTTCTGGACGCGCTTGGCGCGGGAGCGTTTCGCCATGGTTGACCTGACCGAGGAAGAGCGCGCTGCCGTCACCGCCACCATGAAGCGCGTGGCGCTGCTGATGGACGAGATCGGCTGGGCCACACCGCTTGCCGAGCTGACCGAGGCGCAGGTGCGCGCGCTGATCGAGGAAGCCGTCGAGGGCTTCCGCGAGGCCATGTCCGACATCGCCCGGGCGCAGACGCCGGAGGTGCCGTTCTGA
- a CDS encoding DUF7220 family protein has translation MSLVESVANVIIGYGVAVVTQILIFPIFGLHTTLEQNLQMGAVFTVVSIARSFALRRLFEAVRIASNQSRFS, from the coding sequence ATGTCGCTGGTCGAGTCCGTCGCCAACGTCATCATCGGCTACGGCGTCGCCGTGGTCACGCAGATCCTGATCTTTCCGATCTTCGGCTTGCACACAACGCTGGAGCAGAATCTGCAGATGGGCGCGGTCTTCACCGTGGTGAGCATCGCGCGGTCCTTCGCCCTGCGACGGCTGTTCGAGGCGGTCCGGATCGCGTCAAATCAGAGCCGATTCAGCTGA
- a CDS encoding DUF6362 family protein, which yields MADREWTADCVADHFEEAFRTLRKLPPVKAQGYFNTWPDIVRTSREIAAMEPQSMRVWPSAAAITRLEQTFDWVLWIEETERKLVWSRAARVPWKQISGELGCDRTTAWRRWQLALTKIAARLNAQ from the coding sequence ATGGCTGATCGCGAATGGACCGCCGACTGCGTCGCCGATCATTTCGAGGAGGCGTTCCGCACCCTGCGCAAGCTGCCGCCGGTGAAGGCGCAGGGCTACTTCAACACCTGGCCCGACATCGTGCGGACCAGCCGCGAGATCGCGGCGATGGAGCCGCAGTCGATGCGGGTCTGGCCCTCTGCCGCCGCGATCACCCGGCTCGAGCAGACCTTCGACTGGGTGCTCTGGATCGAGGAGACGGAGCGCAAGCTCGTGTGGTCGCGCGCGGCCCGCGTGCCGTGGAAGCAGATCAGCGGCGAGCTGGGGTGCGATCGCACGACCGCGTGGCGGCGCTGGCAACTGGCGCTCACGAAGATCGCTGCGCGTCTGAATGCGCAGTGA
- a CDS encoding AAA family ATPase, whose protein sequence is MSDDGILHFNPWMDFNDGPPSENPFGCDPDPAQIAVFLDTVFSWCEGLIPLRGFVDKGQGRDGKPHNIWIPADDTAPGKLATFAAWANREGAAVYVIPGTVEEQGQARAADVLQMQAIVVDLDAGDIPAKLDHVTRHLGAPTLIIESGGRTPEGAAKLHVWWKLTEPAEGDDLATLCRLRGEIAVKVGGDTHFRSAHQPIRVPGTVYHKHGHQRLVQIREHRDVEVDLADFDERVAEMPPLPGVGFASDVAAPTAKPGIDAVLTTPVREGAVDDWSRFQGASAAIGHYVRLVHEGRLDPFAGWEAICGYNAAMLRPSWPLDRLQAESERLWALHVKRNGPPLLRAAHAGVSISPLPTFSLGALLDDTSPMPEDIIGPRVLTPGGLLVLGGAPKVGKSDFLISWLVHMAAGVPFLGFTPPRPLRVFYLQAEIQYHYLRERMQQIALPAAVIAAARDTFIATPKLKLLLDAEGVARVAEAIRAAFAAAPPDIIVIDPIRNLFDGGPEGGGENDNTAMMFFLKDRVELLREEVNPDAGVILAHHTRKASKHQVKDDPFLALSGASALRGFYTSGLLMHRPDEDSTVRRLEIELRNGPALPGKLIDKVKGEWVELNPLNERLVRKEVGAKLDAERLRKHDVILGMLLDEAASERLYTAMQFAETFENRGGLGSKHTIRERLSVLATKGFVKFLRDPLGFGFPVTRSRFGYLCVEGMQFGAPVEHVDPDTGEVTAEVRPVLPSHFKCPQSGLCLQVENPAVWVYPEGLEDDLTHMSEA, encoded by the coding sequence ATGAGCGACGACGGCATCCTGCATTTCAACCCGTGGATGGACTTCAACGACGGGCCGCCGTCCGAGAACCCTTTCGGCTGCGACCCCGACCCCGCGCAGATCGCCGTCTTCCTCGACACCGTGTTCAGCTGGTGCGAGGGGCTGATCCCGCTCCGCGGCTTCGTCGACAAGGGTCAGGGCCGAGACGGCAAGCCGCACAACATCTGGATCCCAGCTGACGACACGGCGCCGGGAAAACTCGCGACCTTCGCCGCCTGGGCGAACCGCGAGGGCGCCGCCGTCTATGTTATCCCCGGCACGGTCGAGGAACAGGGGCAGGCCCGCGCCGCCGACGTGCTGCAGATGCAGGCCATCGTCGTCGATCTGGACGCGGGCGACATCCCGGCCAAGCTGGACCATGTCACCCGCCACCTCGGCGCGCCCACGCTCATCATCGAAAGCGGCGGGCGTACGCCCGAGGGTGCGGCCAAGCTCCATGTCTGGTGGAAACTGACCGAACCGGCCGAAGGCGACGACCTCGCCACCCTCTGCCGCCTGCGCGGCGAGATCGCCGTGAAGGTCGGCGGCGACACGCATTTCCGCTCGGCACACCAGCCGATCCGGGTGCCCGGCACGGTCTATCACAAGCACGGTCATCAACGCCTCGTGCAGATCCGCGAACATCGCGACGTCGAGGTGGATCTTGCGGATTTCGACGAGAGGGTCGCGGAGATGCCGCCGCTGCCCGGCGTGGGCTTCGCCAGCGACGTTGCTGCGCCGACCGCTAAGCCCGGTATCGACGCGGTGCTCACCACGCCGGTGCGCGAAGGCGCGGTCGATGACTGGTCCCGTTTCCAGGGGGCCAGCGCCGCCATCGGCCATTACGTACGCCTCGTCCACGAGGGCCGCCTCGACCCCTTCGCGGGCTGGGAGGCGATCTGCGGTTACAACGCCGCCATGCTGCGCCCGTCCTGGCCGCTCGATCGGCTGCAGGCCGAGTCCGAACGCCTCTGGGCGCTACATGTGAAGCGCAACGGTCCGCCGCTCCTGCGCGCGGCCCACGCGGGTGTCTCGATCAGCCCGCTGCCGACCTTCAGCCTCGGCGCTCTGCTCGACGACACGAGCCCCATGCCCGAGGACATCATCGGGCCGCGCGTGCTGACGCCGGGCGGGCTCCTGGTGCTTGGCGGCGCGCCCAAGGTCGGCAAGAGCGACTTCCTGATCTCCTGGCTCGTCCACATGGCCGCTGGCGTGCCGTTCCTCGGTTTCACGCCGCCCCGGCCGCTGCGCGTGTTCTATCTGCAGGCCGAGATCCAGTATCACTACCTGCGCGAGCGCATGCAGCAGATCGCGCTGCCCGCCGCCGTGATCGCCGCCGCGCGCGACACCTTCATCGCCACGCCTAAGCTGAAGCTGCTGCTCGACGCGGAGGGCGTCGCCCGCGTGGCCGAGGCGATCCGGGCCGCATTCGCCGCCGCGCCGCCCGACATCATCGTCATCGACCCGATCCGCAACCTCTTCGACGGCGGTCCCGAGGGCGGTGGCGAGAATGACAACACCGCCATGATGTTCTTCCTGAAGGACCGGGTGGAGCTTCTGCGCGAGGAGGTCAATCCGGACGCGGGCGTCATCCTCGCCCACCACACCCGCAAGGCCAGCAAGCATCAGGTCAAGGACGATCCCTTCCTCGCCCTCTCCGGCGCCAGCGCGCTGCGCGGCTTCTACACCTCGGGGCTGCTCATGCACCGGCCAGACGAGGACAGCACCGTCCGCAGGCTGGAGATCGAGCTTCGGAACGGCCCCGCGCTGCCGGGCAAGCTGATCGACAAGGTGAAGGGCGAATGGGTCGAGTTGAACCCGCTGAACGAGCGCCTGGTGCGCAAGGAGGTCGGCGCAAAGCTCGATGCCGAGCGGCTGCGCAAGCACGATGTCATCCTCGGAATGTTGCTGGATGAGGCGGCGAGCGAGCGCCTCTACACCGCGATGCAGTTCGCCGAGACCTTCGAGAACCGGGGCGGTCTCGGCAGCAAGCACACCATCCGCGAGCGCCTCAGCGTGCTGGCGACCAAGGGCTTCGTGAAGTTCCTGCGCGACCCCTTGGGGTTCGGCTTTCCCGTCACCCGGTCCCGGTTCGGCTATCTCTGCGTCGAGGGCATGCAGTTCGGCGCGCCCGTCGAGCATGTCGATCCGGACACCGGCGAGGTCACCGCCGAGGTCCGTCCGGTCCTGCCCAGCCACTTCAAATGCCCCCAATCCGGGCTCTGCCTGCAGGTCGAAAACCCCGCCGTCTGGGTCTACCCGGAGGGGCTGGAGGACGATCTAACTCATATGAGTGAGGCCTGA
- a CDS encoding PD-(D/E)XK nuclease family protein: MLDYNHRPSFADRVNAAVDRALTADQATRPPRDYLGGSRLGHACERALQFEFTTTPKDEGQDFSGQSLRIFAIGHALEDLAVAWLRGAGFDLYTRKGNRPDGGQFGFSVAGGRIRGHVDGIIAAGPEGFGLAVPALWECKTMNAKNWRACVKDGVTKSKPVYAAQIAVYQAYMETSVPGISAAPAVFTAINKDTAEMHHELVPFDADLAQRMSDRGVRILQATDAGELLPRVATTPDFFECRFCPWSERCWGLPA; this comes from the coding sequence ATGCTGGACTACAACCATCGCCCCAGCTTCGCCGACCGGGTCAACGCCGCCGTCGATCGGGCGCTCACCGCCGATCAGGCGACGCGGCCGCCCCGCGACTACCTCGGCGGCTCGCGTCTCGGCCATGCCTGCGAGCGCGCCCTGCAGTTCGAGTTCACCACGACGCCGAAGGACGAGGGCCAGGACTTCAGCGGCCAGTCGCTGCGCATCTTCGCCATAGGCCATGCGCTCGAGGATCTGGCCGTCGCCTGGCTGCGCGGCGCGGGCTTCGACCTCTATACCCGCAAGGGCAACCGGCCCGATGGCGGCCAGTTCGGGTTCTCGGTCGCGGGCGGGCGCATTCGCGGTCATGTCGACGGCATCATCGCCGCGGGGCCAGAAGGTTTTGGCCTGGCCGTTCCCGCGCTCTGGGAATGCAAGACGATGAACGCCAAGAACTGGCGCGCCTGCGTCAAGGACGGTGTGACCAAATCGAAGCCGGTCTATGCCGCCCAGATCGCGGTCTACCAGGCCTACATGGAAACCAGCGTGCCCGGCATCAGCGCCGCGCCCGCCGTGTTCACCGCGATCAACAAGGACACGGCCGAGATGCACCATGAGCTGGTGCCCTTCGACGCCGATCTCGCGCAGCGCATGTCCGACCGGGGCGTGCGGATCCTGCAGGCGACCGATGCGGGCGAGCTTCTGCCGCGCGTCGCCACCACGCCCGACTTCTTCGAATGTCGCTTCTGCCCCTGGTCCGAGCGCTGCTGGGGGCTGCCGGCATGA
- a CDS encoding site-specific DNA-methyltransferase: MTLSFAPDAIETWPLSRLQPYAKNAKAHGADQVAKIAASMAEFGWTVPCLVAEDGELIAGHGRVLAATQLGLTEAPVIVLGHLTEAQMRAYRIADNKLTELGTWDETLLSAELNDLLAEDFDLSLVGFSDGELDKLLAYVAEDDGEEGGAGGSAPPVTIPEPPRNPASRTGDLWILGDHRLLCGDSTSVADVRRLMNGERAILFATDPPYLVDYDGSNHPTRNKDWSASYGTTWDDSSQGAELYDGFIAAAVAEAITEDAAWYCWHASRRQAMLEACWEKAGAFVHQQIIWVKDRGVLTRSHYLWKHEPCFMGWRRPNRPPKVAEQTLASTWEMPSFAKDKRPDHPTPKPLDAFGIPMRQHVARGGLCYEPFSGSGSQIMAGEANGRRVFAMEISPAYVDVAVQRWQAETGRDAILDGDGRTFAEVRTERLGDDAEAWADMPDPGAAPEPARKRKTTA; the protein is encoded by the coding sequence ATGACGCTGAGCTTCGCCCCGGACGCGATCGAGACGTGGCCGCTGTCGCGCCTCCAGCCCTACGCGAAGAACGCGAAGGCGCATGGCGCGGACCAGGTCGCGAAGATCGCCGCCAGCATGGCCGAGTTCGGCTGGACCGTTCCCTGCCTCGTGGCCGAAGACGGCGAACTGATCGCGGGCCACGGGCGCGTGCTGGCGGCAACCCAGCTGGGACTGACCGAAGCGCCGGTCATCGTGCTCGGGCACCTGACCGAGGCGCAGATGCGGGCGTACCGCATCGCGGACAACAAGCTGACCGAACTGGGCACCTGGGACGAGACGCTGCTGTCGGCGGAACTGAACGACCTTCTGGCTGAGGACTTCGACCTGTCGCTGGTGGGGTTCTCCGACGGCGAACTCGACAAGCTGCTGGCCTACGTCGCGGAAGACGACGGTGAAGAAGGTGGCGCCGGGGGCTCCGCGCCGCCGGTGACCATCCCCGAACCGCCGCGTAACCCGGCCTCGCGGACGGGCGATCTCTGGATCCTCGGTGATCACCGGCTGCTCTGCGGCGACAGCACCAGCGTTGCCGATGTGCGCCGCCTGATGAACGGCGAGCGGGCGATCCTGTTCGCGACCGACCCGCCGTATCTCGTCGACTATGACGGCTCGAACCATCCGACCCGCAACAAGGATTGGTCCGCGTCCTACGGCACGACCTGGGACGACAGTTCTCAGGGCGCGGAGCTCTACGACGGGTTCATCGCTGCGGCCGTGGCCGAGGCGATCACCGAGGACGCCGCCTGGTACTGCTGGCACGCCTCTCGCCGCCAGGCGATGCTGGAAGCATGCTGGGAGAAAGCCGGGGCCTTCGTCCATCAGCAGATCATCTGGGTGAAGGACCGCGGCGTCCTGACCCGGTCCCACTACCTCTGGAAGCACGAGCCGTGTTTCATGGGCTGGCGCCGTCCGAACCGCCCGCCGAAGGTCGCCGAGCAGACACTGGCCTCGACATGGGAGATGCCGTCCTTCGCCAAGGACAAGCGCCCCGACCACCCGACGCCGAAACCGCTGGACGCCTTCGGGATCCCGATGCGCCAGCACGTCGCCCGCGGTGGGCTCTGCTACGAGCCGTTCTCGGGCTCCGGCTCGCAGATCATGGCGGGCGAGGCCAACGGCCGCCGTGTGTTCGCGATGGAAATCAGCCCGGCTTACGTCGATGTCGCCGTCCAACGCTGGCAGGCCGAGACCGGCCGCGACGCGATCCTCGATGGCGATGGTCGGACGTTCGCTGAGGTGAGGACCGAGCGGCTGGGCGACGATGCCGAAGCCTGGGCCGATATGCCGGACCCGGGCGCCGCCCCCGAACCCGCGCGAAAGCGAAAGACTACAGCATGA
- a CDS encoding DUF3489 domain-containing protein — translation MTKLSDTQAIILSAAAQREDRNVLPLPGSLRGGAAAKVVGALLSRGLIADTTTDSQTKADAALNRIWRNDEDGRAIILHITDAGLAAIGIEPEGDHSAPTGANEAPSAEAPQDAPAKADPAPMARTPRTGTKQAKLIEMLRAEGGATIDEIVEATGWQPHTVRGTFAGALKKKLGLEVTSEKVEGRGRVYSLPHD, via the coding sequence ATGACCAAGCTTTCCGATACCCAAGCCATCATCCTCAGCGCCGCCGCACAGCGCGAGGACCGCAACGTCCTGCCGCTCCCCGGCTCGCTCCGCGGCGGCGCCGCCGCCAAGGTGGTCGGCGCGCTCCTTTCACGCGGGCTCATCGCCGATACGACGACCGACAGCCAAACCAAGGCCGACGCGGCGCTGAACCGCATCTGGCGCAACGACGAGGACGGCCGCGCCATCATCCTGCACATCACCGATGCGGGGCTCGCCGCCATCGGCATCGAGCCTGAAGGCGACCACAGCGCTCCCACGGGCGCCAACGAGGCGCCGAGTGCGGAGGCCCCGCAGGACGCTCCGGCCAAAGCCGACCCCGCGCCCATGGCGCGCACGCCGCGCACGGGCACTAAGCAAGCGAAGCTGATCGAGATGCTCCGCGCCGAGGGCGGTGCGACCATCGACGAGATCGTCGAAGCCACAGGCTGGCAGCCACATACGGTCCGGGGCACCTTCGCAGGCGCGCTCAAGAAGAAGCTCGGGCTCGAAGTCACCTCCGAGAAGGTCGAAGGTCGCGGGCGGGTCTACAGCCTGCCGCACGACTGA